The DNA segment GTAACAGCTCCGCTTCTGTCGGAAGCGGTTCCGGCACAGGAGGAAGCAACATGCTGCGGTTCTACACCGACGACGCTCCCGGCCTCAAGATCTCGCCAACGGTGGTGCTCGTGATGAGCGTCTGCTTCATCGGCTTCGTCACCGCGCTGCATGTGTTCGGCAAGCTCTACCGTTATCGATCCGGCGCCGGCGTATGATTCCACTTCCAGGTCACGGATCTGACGATGACCGGTTCCTGATCTGGATCACGAAATCCGGTTCTCGTCTCGGTATCCGAAACCTTCGCTTTTTAATTTACGCgctacttttttaattttgtaaatcttcCTAGGGCTTGATTAGGCTTCCTGTTTCTCCTAGCTGTGAAATGATTGGATCTTCTTCTTGCTGCTGAAGGAAGTCGCATTTCGCCTTTCCGCTGAAAATCAGTCTCTTCATtcgtttattaattttttaattcattccaTTATTACACTTTTTTGCATAAacttccaaaaagaaaaaaaaaaaggttgcgATTTTAGCCATTTCTGTTATCACTGTAGCTTGATTGCGTAGAAAATTTCTGTTAATTGTTGCTTTACCAGCTCCACATTTATTATAGAATACTTTTTAGTGAGAATAGGAGAATGATAGAATTGCAAATACTATATACGATGTTATTAAGCTCATAATAAGGATTTATATGTTGCTTTGGAAAGGATGTTAGAAAAGGCTCAACATAATAATTGCAACAACCGGAATGCATCAATGTGGTTACGCAATTGAATGTACCAAAGTAGTTATGTTAGATAAATTAGCAGCAAGTATTGCCTTTGTCTGTATGTATGGAAAAGCTACAAGTCTGTCTATATTTGAACCATGTAAATGATCAGTTTGAAGGTTCTTCTTAAGACGTCTATTTCTAATATTTGATATTGACCTTTGAAGTAAAGGACTGATGCCTATCTGATGGATTGTCACGTTTATATCATTGGATGGACCACCTGGCTgtaaaggtatttttttttttttttataaactcttcCGTTAATGTTTGGATAAACTGTTCATAAACATTAAAGagaataattcttttttttttctataaactaaaattaagtgtaagttaaaaaaaaaacttataatttttttttcacagttTGGCTTAGGGAAAAACtgatttccattttttttaagtgcTTACATAAAATCTAGTTTAAACATATCTTAGACTGATTTTGTTTGGTTAATTAACTATATTCCATACAAATTATCCTCATTAGATTTTTATTTCCAGAGTGAGTGTAAGTGTAACCGTCCGAAGAAGGTATTGTTAGGTCATTTAGTTGAGAATTCATTCTACTGAAACTATCTTCAATATCTTCAGTCATTGAAGAGAGATTCGATAGTATGAAGTGTAATCCcctcaatattttattaatatatatatatatatatatatatatatatatatatatatatatatatatatatatatatatatatatatatatatatatatatggtcaTTTGTTATGTTAAAAGGACTTTATATAATTCTTCTTTTGCtgtacatttatttttcacttttatcttttaaataaatgttttttaaattaaaatagatattctatcaattttatattttaagtaaccattttttaaataattatttttttatttaacttttaaaaaagtaattattttttaaaataaaataactatttacaataaacttgtaaaaattatttatatctatttgtataattataataataataattgtgtaattttattgttataaaagaATGACATACTTACACTTAGTATAATAATTGTGTATTTTTTACTAGTTTAATTAATGTCTCTCAATATATTATCATATCTAACTTTTAAAGTGTGAAGCACCGACAAATatctttgaaagaaaaaaaaatcacaaaaggTTTCCAAAATTGTATTTCATATAAATTAGTAACATTGTCAAGAAATAAACAACCTTTAGTGTTATGCTGTTCGTCTGTCTCTTTCCTAACTTGTCTTTCTTTTGATAGTGATAAATAGTgatgtaattttaaaacttgatagtgatacaattttaaaatttgatagcATTAATAGAGTATGTGGTAGCAGATAAAGTTTTCTATGTCCGAAAAGCATGATCATTACATATTAGAAATTATGATTtctaagaataattaaattctattttgttggtaaaaatatattattagaaatacttatacacattttttttgaGATTGATAACTaatgcattatttttattaatttctagtTCATCGTcgtattaaataatttaataaaagtaatatgatagtactttttttaatttaactggGGAAAGAGAGATTCTCAGTTCTAAAAAATTGTGTAAAGTCATTCACTGGAAATATACTCATTTTTCCTGTAGTAACATTTTGTGGGAATCTTGGATAAAAAAAGCATTATAAAAAACACGACTTTctggtaattttaatttaaaaatagaaattagtgTAAATCTAATGGAAGTGCTGTATAAATGGGATTGGCAAATCACAAATCAAATTATGAATtatcaaattgaaaacaaataactttttatacaaTGACTTTAGTGTTATACCTAAAATTTAACTGAACGAATTAGCAGTCTACATATCGTATAAAAATTGAACCAATTAAGCGCGTTTGCCATAATGGTTAGAGAACGCAGGGAAAGAGAGCTGAAAGGAAAGACAGAGTATTACTTGttgcaaaattaattatcaccttttgaaaacaaaatacattCTAATTGATTGTAGCAAGGACGCAAAAAGCCTATGTAAGTAAATTACGAAACCAACACTCAATCCTCAAAATCGATGGTTGAAGTAGGTATACCTACTTCAAACTTCTGagcctaaaatttaaaaaaaataattaaaaaaagacacTTCCCTGTTATTTCCCTATAAGGCTGTGGAAGGTGAATGAATTTGAACCCAGGCAAATTCATGTTTGTAAGGCAAACTTGCATTGCAAGAGGCTTCACATGCATACACCACAATTGAAGCCCAATCCAGAGAGTCCACTTCATTGTCAACACCGAAGTAATAAAGCAGCTGTGGCAAAATCTGGCACCACCCACATTAACAACTCAGTatccaaagaaaatatacaaaacattTAGTTGAGCaagcaaaaaaacaaaagcttTACATGTAGAACAACATTCAGCTTCAACCACTGATATCTAAAATAAGTACCTGAAATTCACAACACATAGGTCCGCTGCAGTAACTACATCTAGGTATATCAGCATTTGATGGCCGACCACTTGAAAGAGGCCATATTGGCTTAGC comes from the Vigna radiata var. radiata cultivar VC1973A chromosome 2, Vradiata_ver6, whole genome shotgun sequence genome and includes:
- the LOC106754110 gene encoding protein transport protein Sec61 subunit beta, which gives rise to MARGVSQSQSSTSAATTRPGVMAPRGSAAATAGMRRRRLGAGNSSASVGSGSGTGGSNMLRFYTDDAPGLKISPTVVLVMSVCFIGFVTALHVFGKLYRYRSGAGV